From the Flavimarina sp. Hel_I_48 genome, one window contains:
- a CDS encoding SusC/RagA family TonB-linked outer membrane protein gives MKYLQTKFVLFALIALFSLEVCAQANDQITFESHILDKKGNPIEGAIIRSQEEDTSTTSDESGYFSMVVNQGSFVDISASGYKSLSVKTVEEQGDIVLESGSDEEVQIAFDKVDKDEVIAGGTSYVNLPEILEKNYTTYSLDGLNAFVGGLDGNNIWGMGDYLVLVDGIPRDPDTVLPVEIDQITFLKGVTAVSLYGSRAAQGVIYITTKRGEIGKQKIDVRVNAGMFVPKRFPKYLGSAEYMTFYNEARQNDGLSPLYTDENIFNSASGNNRFRYPDVNYYSDEYLNKVYQRYDATLQISGGNEQARYYTDVGFYRTGDLIDFGQAENNKTERFNVRGNVDLKLNDWISASLGANAIYYNGRGVNTDYWNSAATIRPNRFSPLVPIDFIAEDNQAAQVLINNSSNIVDGRYLLGGTQVDQTNSFAAIYAGGYSTFTSRQFQFNAGVDADLDRVLKGLTFNTMFGVDYATSYVQSFDNEYAVYQANWNNMDGDDVIGSLTRYGQDASDGVQNIDGSNYNQTIYFSGQFNYKTSFDKDNHLSAMLMGGGWQQLQSGVYHRLSNVNLGLQLSYDYKEKYYFLFNEAVVHSARFAKGERTGYSPTATVAWKIGKEEFFDNSSIVNNLELSVSAGVLSTDLGIDDIGEDNENNYFLYQNVYTQTDGSYYSWRDGALIRTTESRQGANFDLTYAKRKEINVALNGSLFNNSIDFKTAFFANRMKGNIIQASVLYPDYFSTGFPNSSFIPFINYDNDDRIGVDFDITYNKEIGNVQWSIGLAGIYYDTKAAKRAEEQFENEYQFRQGSPLDGIWGLRSDGFFENAEAIENGSNQDALGDVAPGDIRYIDQNGDGIINNQDEVYLGKAGWYGSPLSGGLHLSAKWKDLTFFALATGQAGAYAMKDNSYFWIDGEDKYSAVVRDRWTPETADSATYPRLTSQSGSNNFRSSDFWMYSTDRIDLAKVQISYDLPKAVLQGSFFKNLNIYMSGANLLTISSEAELMELDIEGPPRTRFYNIGVKALF, from the coding sequence ATGAAATACTTACAAACAAAATTTGTTCTGTTTGCATTGATTGCTCTATTCTCACTCGAGGTCTGCGCACAGGCTAACGATCAGATTACCTTTGAGAGTCATATACTTGATAAAAAGGGAAATCCTATCGAGGGGGCTATTATTCGATCTCAAGAGGAGGATACCAGTACAACAAGTGATGAATCAGGTTATTTCTCGATGGTAGTGAATCAGGGTTCTTTTGTTGATATATCTGCTAGCGGCTATAAATCCCTCTCCGTAAAAACGGTAGAAGAACAGGGTGATATAGTATTGGAAAGCGGCTCTGATGAAGAGGTGCAAATTGCATTTGACAAAGTAGATAAGGATGAGGTTATCGCAGGGGGGACTTCTTATGTTAATCTTCCAGAAATATTGGAAAAAAATTATACAACCTATAGTCTGGATGGTTTAAATGCGTTTGTAGGCGGTTTAGATGGAAATAATATATGGGGAATGGGTGATTATCTGGTTTTGGTAGATGGAATTCCGAGGGACCCGGATACCGTTTTACCTGTAGAAATTGATCAAATTACGTTTTTGAAGGGAGTAACGGCAGTTTCCCTGTATGGAAGCAGAGCCGCTCAGGGAGTAATTTATATTACCACTAAGCGTGGTGAGATAGGCAAGCAGAAAATTGATGTGCGTGTCAATGCAGGTATGTTTGTCCCAAAAAGATTTCCAAAGTATTTGGGCTCTGCTGAATATATGACCTTTTATAACGAAGCCCGGCAAAATGATGGTTTGTCCCCGCTTTATACAGATGAGAATATCTTTAACAGTGCTTCTGGGAATAATAGGTTTAGATATCCTGATGTAAACTATTATAGCGACGAATATTTAAATAAAGTTTATCAACGTTATGATGCAACATTGCAAATATCAGGAGGGAATGAGCAGGCACGGTATTATACAGATGTTGGCTTTTATAGGACTGGGGATCTTATCGATTTTGGTCAGGCTGAAAATAATAAGACTGAACGTTTTAATGTAAGAGGAAATGTAGATTTAAAACTAAATGACTGGATCTCTGCCTCACTCGGTGCGAACGCAATATATTATAATGGACGTGGTGTAAATACAGATTACTGGAACAGTGCGGCTACTATACGACCTAATAGATTTTCTCCCTTAGTGCCCATAGATTTTATTGCAGAAGATAATCAAGCAGCCCAGGTATTAATCAACAACAGTTCTAACATTGTAGATGGAAGATACCTATTGGGAGGAACTCAGGTAGATCAAACCAATTCCTTTGCAGCTATATATGCGGGTGGTTATAGCACCTTCACCAGTAGACAGTTTCAGTTCAATGCGGGTGTAGATGCTGATCTGGACCGCGTTTTAAAAGGTTTGACGTTCAATACTATGTTTGGGGTGGATTACGCCACTTCTTATGTTCAATCCTTTGATAATGAATACGCTGTCTATCAAGCCAATTGGAACAATATGGATGGGGATGATGTTATTGGTAGTTTAACGAGGTATGGACAGGATGCTTCTGATGGTGTACAGAATATTGACGGCAGCAATTACAATCAGACCATTTACTTTTCTGGGCAATTTAACTATAAAACGTCTTTTGATAAAGATAATCACTTATCTGCAATGTTAATGGGAGGAGGCTGGCAACAGTTGCAGTCTGGCGTATATCACCGGTTAAGTAACGTGAATTTAGGTCTTCAATTGTCTTATGATTATAAAGAAAAATATTATTTTTTATTCAATGAGGCCGTAGTTCATTCTGCCCGGTTTGCCAAAGGGGAGCGTACAGGTTATTCGCCTACAGCTACGGTAGCCTGGAAGATAGGGAAAGAGGAATTCTTTGACAATTCGTCAATCGTAAACAATTTAGAACTCTCTGTTTCTGCTGGTGTTCTTAGCACAGACTTAGGTATTGATGACATAGGGGAGGATAATGAAAATAATTATTTTTTATATCAAAATGTGTACACTCAGACAGATGGCTCGTATTATAGCTGGAGAGACGGCGCATTAATAAGAACCACGGAATCTCGACAGGGAGCAAACTTTGATTTGACCTATGCCAAAAGAAAAGAAATAAATGTAGCGCTAAACGGATCTCTATTTAACAACTCCATCGATTTCAAGACCGCTTTTTTTGCCAATAGAATGAAAGGGAACATCATCCAGGCTTCCGTTTTATATCCTGATTATTTCTCAACGGGGTTTCCTAACAGTTCTTTTATACCTTTTATAAATTATGACAATGATGATCGTATAGGTGTTGATTTTGATATCACTTACAATAAAGAAATAGGTAATGTTCAATGGTCTATTGGTCTTGCGGGTATTTATTATGATACAAAAGCAGCTAAAAGAGCTGAAGAGCAGTTTGAAAATGAGTACCAGTTTAGGCAGGGTTCTCCCCTGGATGGGATTTGGGGATTGCGAAGTGATGGTTTTTTCGAAAATGCCGAAGCTATTGAAAATGGATCAAATCAAGATGCCCTGGGCGATGTAGCACCAGGAGATATACGTTATATTGATCAAAACGGGGACGGTATCATTAATAATCAAGATGAGGTCTATCTTGGGAAAGCAGGCTGGTATGGGTCTCCTTTATCAGGAGGTTTGCACCTTTCTGCTAAATGGAAAGATTTAACATTTTTTGCACTTGCGACCGGACAGGCTGGGGCCTATGCGATGAAGGATAATTCCTATTTTTGGATAGATGGAGAGGATAAATATTCAGCCGTAGTGAGAGATCGCTGGACGCCAGAAACTGCAGACTCAGCTACATATCCCAGGTTGACCTCTCAGAGCGGTTCTAATAACTTTAGGTCATCAGATTTCTGGATGTATAGCACAGATCGTATTGATCTCGCAAAGGTTCAGATAAGCTATGACTTGCCAAAAGCTGTCCTTCAAGGTTCTTTCTTCAAGAATTTAAATATCTATATGAGCGGGGCAAACCTATTAACAATTTCCTCAGAAGCCGAGCTTATGGAACTGGATATTGAGGGTCCTCCCAGAACGCGATTTTACAATATTGGAGTTAAAGCTCTATTTTAA
- a CDS encoding RagB/SusD family nutrient uptake outer membrane protein, with product MKKNFSIGARCFLIIMLFALFPSCEDYLDREPESIISSEEAFKNFTNFQGFTEELYHCIPDFSNAYWTNSWNWGEDEITSADMNFHVVHAFDDGNFWGWQSEFDGWGASWLNQADASRNDDRFQKDLWKNGWYGIRKTNLGLENMDLMTDATPEERDFIKGQLLFFRGWFHFQLMQYFGGMPYIDYVLPSDEALTLPRLSYQECADLAAADLREAADLLPIDWDDTQPGAATRGKNDLRINKIMALGYLGKNYLWAASPLMNSESNGANGYELEYAKLAASAFGELLALCESGESSYELVNFEDYSVNFYTTGQGWRIPGGSEAIFRGPYFGANGSNYGTTKQYQPAIIQDGSNFMPTANYVNYYGMANGLPIPDITKPDAKSGYDPEYPWRGRDPRFYHDIIYDGVQVIQGAMPDDVENNRYANLFTGGSYRDVNTGSRSGFLNYKFIPITANRYDDGFNYGANLNLHLPWMRLSDVYLMYAEAASEGFGTLNGKSPNFSKTAVEALNVVRERAGVGLFGSSEGSNGSSLEYFRSELRRERAVELSFEGHRFNDLRRWMLLIKEPYTLKTSLEFDRAGEFNTEDPTQNRVLNIREELILQRNYSARHYWLPLKVADVNMYLEFPQNPGW from the coding sequence ATGAAAAAAAATTTTAGTATTGGTGCAAGGTGCTTCTTGATAATTATGCTGTTCGCATTATTCCCATCGTGTGAAGATTATCTTGATAGAGAACCTGAATCTATCATTTCTTCTGAAGAGGCGTTTAAAAACTTCACAAACTTTCAAGGTTTTACAGAAGAGCTGTATCACTGTATTCCAGATTTTTCTAACGCGTATTGGACAAATTCCTGGAACTGGGGTGAAGATGAGATCACTTCTGCAGATATGAATTTCCATGTGGTCCACGCTTTTGACGATGGAAATTTCTGGGGATGGCAAAGCGAATTTGATGGCTGGGGTGCTTCCTGGCTCAACCAGGCAGACGCTTCCCGTAATGATGATAGATTTCAAAAAGATCTATGGAAAAACGGGTGGTACGGCATACGCAAGACAAATCTGGGTCTTGAGAATATGGACCTAATGACAGATGCCACTCCAGAGGAGAGGGATTTTATAAAGGGACAGCTCTTATTCTTTAGAGGATGGTTTCATTTTCAGCTTATGCAATATTTTGGAGGAATGCCATACATAGATTATGTTTTACCTAGTGATGAAGCATTAACCTTACCTAGATTGAGCTATCAGGAATGCGCGGATCTTGCTGCTGCAGATTTACGGGAAGCTGCTGATCTTCTCCCTATTGATTGGGATGATACACAACCCGGTGCAGCAACCAGGGGGAAAAATGATTTAAGGATCAATAAAATTATGGCGCTGGGTTATTTGGGTAAGAATTATTTATGGGCGGCAAGTCCATTAATGAACTCGGAATCCAACGGGGCCAATGGATATGAATTAGAGTATGCAAAATTAGCTGCGTCTGCCTTTGGTGAGTTACTGGCGCTTTGTGAAAGTGGTGAGTCGTCCTATGAATTGGTGAATTTTGAGGATTATAGTGTCAACTTTTATACAACCGGTCAGGGCTGGCGTATACCTGGTGGAAGTGAGGCCATTTTTAGAGGGCCCTATTTTGGTGCAAATGGATCCAATTATGGAACCACAAAACAGTACCAACCAGCTATTATTCAGGATGGTAGTAATTTCATGCCCACGGCAAACTATGTCAATTATTACGGAATGGCCAATGGACTACCTATACCTGACATTACCAAACCCGATGCAAAATCTGGTTATGATCCTGAATATCCCTGGAGAGGGAGGGACCCCAGATTCTACCATGATATAATTTATGATGGTGTACAGGTGATACAGGGAGCCATGCCAGATGATGTTGAGAACAATAGATATGCTAATTTATTTACTGGCGGTAGTTATAGAGACGTAAATACCGGGAGCCGTTCTGGTTTTTTAAATTACAAATTCATTCCAATTACGGCAAATAGATACGATGATGGCTTCAATTATGGAGCGAACCTTAATTTACATTTGCCCTGGATGCGCTTATCTGACGTGTACTTAATGTATGCCGAAGCCGCATCTGAAGGATTTGGTACGCTGAATGGAAAATCACCCAACTTTTCAAAAACTGCTGTTGAGGCATTAAATGTAGTCAGGGAACGTGCTGGAGTGGGATTATTTGGCAGTTCCGAAGGCAGTAATGGAAGTTCTTTAGAATATTTTAGAAGTGAACTAAGGCGAGAGCGCGCTGTAGAATTATCCTTTGAGGGTCATCGCTTTAATGATTTAAGAAGGTGGATGTTATTGATAAAAGAGCCCTACACTTTAAAAACTTCTTTGGAATTTGATAGGGCAGGAGAATTTAATACGGAGGATCCTACCCAGAACAGAGTCCTAAATATTAGGGAAGAGCTCATCCTGCAAAGAAATTACTCTGCCAGACATTATTGGCTGCCCTTAAAAGTAGCTGACGTTAATATGTATCTGGAGTTTCCACAAAACCCAGGCTGGTAA
- a CDS encoding SusC/RagA family TonB-linked outer membrane protein, whose protein sequence is MKIRLLQKTYLSKAWILGILIQLVFVWDLSSKESEYSLKYEVNPVQQETVTGTVVSASDGMPIPGVNVLIKDAAGMGTVTDFNGTYTIEVGSADTILIFSYVGFKTVEREVGENKIIDMTMEADETALEEVVIIGYGQQKKESVVAAISQTSGEVLERSGNVPNLGSALAGNVPGVITTASTGLPGAENPQIFIRGQSSWNGGGPLILVDGIERPINTVAVSSVESISVLKDASATAVYGVRGANGVILITTKRGKIGKAVLRARLNTTVKTASKLPGKKDSYDTFLVRNQAIENELSRTPAAWGAYMPQDIIDKYRFPADLAESERYPNVDWDEALFRDFAPAYNANLNISGGSEFVKYFAGVDFQYEGDLLKEYDNSRGYQPGFDFNRLNVRTNLDFQLTPSTVFKVGLSGSYGVRKTPWDFNGNQYVYWIAAYSTPPDIYLPQYSDGAWGYDAPSGGGEGNAIRNLAISGVQYLTNTQLQTNFSLEQELDMLIKGLEFNGTIGLDNTFVERNRGVNDLFNNPQEKYIDPNTGITTYRQTFDANTGFNYQQGIRWNAAPGEVDDDSSFRRLFYQAQLNYSTTIEDYHDFTAMGLFNRNEFASGSVLPFYREDWVFRTTYGYDNRYLIEYNGAYNGSERFGPENRFAFFSSGGLGWNISNERFMQKFKFINNLKLRASYGEIGDDNVEARFLYQTQWAYEGQARLGTTGEQAEQSPYVGYIETAVGNPDISWEKVKKANIGLDFGFLNGAIGGSVDYFRDERVDILITGNDRAIPSYYGTTAPVANLGTVENEGYELVLNLNHAFSQNFSMFAELNMTHAKNKVIDRDDPGLLEDYQKRSNKLINQARTFIDAGFYNTWDEVYGTTQFNSGDDYKLPGDYQINDFNADGIIDNFDVVPYGFAGAPQNTYNATVGFNWKGLSGFVQLFGVNNVTRQVVFNSLGNQNNIVYDEGSYWSKDNTNADAPVPRWLSLPNGASSGSRFFYDGSYVRLKNAEIAYTINEDSRLLESLGLQSLRLFLNGNNLYIWTKMPDDRESNFAGTGWASQGAYPTVKRFNLGLNITF, encoded by the coding sequence ATGAAAATAAGATTATTACAAAAAACGTACTTATCAAAGGCTTGGATTCTGGGGATTCTAATTCAACTCGTTTTTGTGTGGGACTTATCATCTAAAGAAAGTGAGTACTCTTTAAAATATGAAGTAAATCCAGTACAACAGGAAACCGTAACGGGGACTGTAGTTTCCGCCAGTGACGGTATGCCGATACCTGGAGTCAATGTACTTATAAAAGATGCTGCGGGGATGGGAACGGTAACAGACTTTAATGGGACCTATACCATCGAAGTAGGTTCAGCAGATACAATATTGATTTTTAGTTATGTAGGTTTTAAAACCGTGGAGCGGGAAGTAGGTGAAAATAAAATTATCGATATGACCATGGAGGCCGATGAGACGGCTCTGGAAGAAGTGGTCATCATAGGTTATGGACAACAAAAGAAGGAAAGCGTAGTTGCCGCGATATCGCAAACTTCAGGAGAAGTTCTGGAGCGGTCAGGTAATGTCCCCAATTTAGGCTCAGCATTGGCAGGTAATGTGCCCGGAGTCATTACAACAGCGAGTACAGGTTTGCCAGGCGCAGAGAACCCACAAATATTTATAAGAGGTCAGAGCAGCTGGAACGGAGGAGGACCTCTTATTCTTGTAGACGGTATTGAGCGTCCTATCAACACAGTCGCTGTAAGTTCGGTTGAATCGATATCCGTTTTAAAGGATGCTTCGGCAACTGCGGTTTACGGTGTGCGTGGAGCAAACGGCGTTATTTTAATAACTACAAAAAGAGGTAAAATTGGCAAGGCTGTATTAAGGGCACGGCTCAATACTACAGTCAAAACAGCATCAAAATTACCGGGTAAGAAGGATTCCTATGATACCTTTTTGGTACGTAATCAGGCCATTGAAAATGAGCTTTCCAGGACACCTGCCGCATGGGGAGCGTATATGCCCCAGGATATTATAGACAAATATCGTTTCCCTGCTGATTTGGCCGAAAGTGAACGCTATCCCAATGTAGACTGGGATGAGGCTCTATTTAGGGATTTTGCGCCGGCTTACAATGCGAACCTGAATATTAGTGGTGGGTCTGAATTTGTCAAGTATTTTGCAGGTGTTGATTTTCAATATGAAGGTGACTTATTAAAAGAATACGATAATTCAAGGGGCTACCAGCCGGGATTCGATTTTAACAGATTAAACGTTCGGACTAATTTGGATTTTCAATTAACGCCCAGTACTGTGTTCAAGGTAGGACTTTCAGGCTCCTACGGGGTACGTAAAACACCGTGGGATTTTAATGGAAATCAATATGTGTACTGGATCGCAGCATACTCAACACCGCCTGATATCTATTTACCCCAATATTCAGATGGAGCCTGGGGTTATGACGCTCCGTCAGGCGGTGGGGAAGGGAATGCAATACGAAATCTTGCCATAAGTGGGGTTCAATATTTAACAAATACGCAGCTGCAAACCAATTTTAGCCTGGAGCAAGAACTTGATATGTTAATCAAGGGACTAGAATTTAATGGTACTATTGGTCTTGACAATACATTTGTAGAAAGAAATAGAGGTGTAAATGATCTTTTTAACAACCCACAGGAAAAGTATATTGACCCAAATACAGGGATTACTACCTACAGACAAACCTTTGATGCAAATACGGGATTTAATTATCAACAAGGTATACGATGGAATGCCGCCCCAGGTGAGGTAGACGATGATTCTTCCTTTAGAAGGTTGTTTTATCAGGCTCAACTAAATTATTCTACAACTATTGAGGATTACCATGACTTTACTGCAATGGGACTTTTTAATAGGAATGAATTTGCTAGTGGTAGCGTTTTGCCCTTCTATCGCGAAGACTGGGTTTTTCGTACTACTTATGGATATGACAACAGATATTTGATTGAATATAATGGAGCCTACAATGGGTCTGAACGTTTTGGTCCAGAAAACCGTTTCGCGTTTTTTTCATCAGGAGGATTGGGGTGGAACATATCGAATGAACGTTTTATGCAAAAATTCAAGTTTATAAATAATCTTAAGCTCAGGGCTTCCTATGGAGAGATTGGGGATGATAATGTAGAAGCTCGCTTTCTATATCAGACACAATGGGCCTACGAAGGTCAGGCGCGACTGGGAACTACGGGAGAGCAGGCAGAACAAAGCCCATATGTGGGATATATTGAGACGGCCGTGGGTAATCCAGACATTAGCTGGGAGAAAGTAAAAAAAGCAAACATAGGTTTGGACTTTGGTTTTCTTAATGGAGCTATAGGAGGAAGTGTTGACTATTTTCGTGATGAACGTGTTGATATATTAATTACAGGTAATGATAGGGCTATACCTTCCTATTACGGTACCACTGCACCGGTAGCAAATTTAGGTACTGTGGAAAATGAGGGTTATGAATTGGTTTTAAACCTGAATCATGCTTTCAGTCAGAACTTTAGCATGTTTGCAGAACTCAATATGACCCATGCCAAGAATAAGGTAATAGACCGTGATGACCCGGGGTTGCTTGAGGATTACCAAAAAAGATCCAATAAGTTAATCAATCAGGCGCGTACCTTCATAGATGCAGGATTTTATAATACCTGGGACGAGGTATATGGTACGACTCAATTTAATAGTGGTGATGACTACAAACTTCCTGGGGATTACCAGATAAACGATTTTAACGCTGATGGTATTATAGACAATTTTGATGTGGTGCCCTATGGTTTTGCAGGAGCTCCACAAAATACGTATAACGCAACCGTAGGATTTAACTGGAAGGGTCTCAGCGGTTTTGTTCAGTTATTTGGGGTCAACAATGTAACACGGCAGGTGGTTTTCAACAGTCTTGGCAATCAAAACAATATCGTTTATGATGAAGGATCTTACTGGAGCAAAGACAATACAAACGCAGATGCCCCGGTGCCTAGATGGCTTTCCTTACCTAACGGAGCATCGAGTGGCTCTCGTTTTTTCTACGATGGATCCTATGTACGTTTAAAAAATGCCGAGATCGCATACACAATCAATGAAGATTCCAGGTTGCTTGAAAGTTTAGGTTTACAAAGCCTGCGCTTGTTTTTGAACGGTAATAATCTGTATATCTGGACAAAAATGCCAGATGACAGAGAATCAAATTTTGCAGGAACGGGATGGGCATCCCAAGGTGCATATCCTACTGTTAAGCGATTTAATTTAGGATTGAACATCACCTTTTAA